The nucleotide sequence GGGCGTTTCTTCTTCCGGTACCGTCTCCGGTTCGGGTTCCGGCCCTACCGAGGGTGGTGGAGTGGCACCAAACACCAGGGCAATACTCTCTTCCAGAGTCGGCGCCATGGCAATCTGGTCACCGGCAGCAACAATTACCCGCTTTAACTCGGGGAGCCCGCCGGTCTCGGCCTGGAGAAACACCGGCTCCACATACAGGTTTGACCTGCCAACCGGTACCAGCAGCAGGTTACCGCGGATAACCCGGGAGCCGCCGCGCCCCCACAGGGCAAGCTGCTCCGTGATGACAGTATCCTGCTGGATACGATTCTCTATCTGGCTGGGGCCGTAAACCAGCCTCTCCTTGGGGAAATGATAGGCGAGCAGATTGCCGTAGTTGTCGCCATCACAACGGGCGGCAAGCCAGCCGATAGTATTGTTCTTGTTCACCGGAGTATAGGGCAGCATCAGGAGAAACTCGGATTCAACCTCATCCGGAAGCCGCATGGTGATATAGTAAGGCTCCATCAACTGCTCACGATCGGCGTAGTATTCCTTAGGTACGGCCCACAGGTCTTCCTTGTTATAGAAGACACGGGCGTCCTGCATGTGGTATGTCTGGTAGACGGCCCCCTGGATATTGAACATGTCCTCGGGATAGCGGCGATGGGCCCGTAGGTACTCCGGCATCTCCTCAAAAGCGACGAAGAGCTCCGGGAATATTGCCTGGTAGGTCTGGATTAAGGCGTCTTCGGCGTCGGCAATGTAGAACGTCGTGGTGCCATTATAGGCATCAATCACCACCTTGGCGCTGTTCCGGATATAGTTCATCCCGTTACTAAGTGGCTGGGAATAGGGATAGCGGTCGGTTACGGTATAGGCATCCTGAATCCACAGTAGCCTGCCGTCCTCTATCACCAGGTAAGGGTCATCATCCAGCCACAGGAACGGTGCCAGGCGTCTCACCCTTTCCTGAATATCACGGTGGAGAAGGAGACGACTCTCAGGCGTCAATTCGCTGCTTATCAGGATATTGAAATCGCCCAGTTGCCAGGCGTAAGCCGCACGCCGAATAAAACCCTGCAGGCTGATGCCGGTCTCGCCCTCGTAGCGACCATAGATGTTTTCGCCACCTGCCGGGTAGTCGAACTCCTCTGTCTTCGTGCCCACAATCACGTAGTCATCCGTCTTCTCACCGTAGTATATCTGGGGACGCTCAATCTGGAAGTCGCCCACTGGCGGAATATCCTTCACCCACAACTCAGGGAGACCTTCCGGAGTTACTTCGTTGACCGGACTCATAGCCAGACCGTAACCGTGGGTAAACTGGATTCGCCGGTTCACCCATGTCTGTGCCTCGGAAGACAGCTTCTCCGCAGATAACTCCCGTGCTGACAACATTACCTGTCGGTATTTGCCGTCTACGATATACCGGTCCACATCGACATCGTTAAAATCGTAGTAGAGCCGAATCGCCTGTATCTGGTTGTAGGTATCCTTAAGCGGGCGGTGGTCCCACAGCCGGATATTTTCAATTGTCTCAGTGTTCTCAGCCAACTCCTCAAGACTGGGCATGTCCTCCGCAGGGAAGGACTTTTCCTCCACCCTGTCCAGGGCAAACGCCTCACGCGTATACTCGATGTTGTACTCGATGTAGGGTGTCTCCCGGGCCAGCTCGTTGGGTTGGACCTGGAAGCGTTGTACCATCGCCGGGAATATACTGCCGACGATTATGGCGGCGGCTATCCAGCCACCTAGCCCATAGAGGGCCCAGCGAACCCTGCGCTGGACTACGGCAACCACGATAAATCCTACAAGAATGATAACCACTGCGAAGAGGACCCACTGCGCCGGCAGCTTGGCGTGCATATCTGCATAGCTGGCACCAAAAACCACCCCGCGCTCGGAGAATACCAGTTCCCAGATAGCGAGCCGATAACCCCAGGCAAAGAGCCCAAGAATTGCAAGCAGCAGTCCGCCGATGTGGATAAGTACAGGGCGGGCGAAATCAAACCGGGCCTTCTGTACGACATAGCTGAGCGCATATATGCCGGTACAGCCAAGAAGTGTGACAATCAAAACCGCCATGAGCCAGCCGCGCAGCAAATGGAGAAACGGTAGTGAGAATACGTAGAAGGCAATCTCCTTATTGAAGACGGGGTCGTTGATGCCGAAGGGCTGCCCATTGAAGAAACGGAGTATTGTAAGCCAGTTTTCCTGTGCTACCATCCCGAATATCAGGCCCACCAGCACCGCACCGATGATAATACTCCACCGGGACACTCGCTGCAGCTGATTGATGATAAGCCACGGCCAGGCACTCACTCCGCTCCCTGGTGCAAGACGCATCGCCAGCAGCAGATTGCCGAGAAATAGAAGGGAGAAGATAATGGCTGACACAAAGAAGATGAGTACCTTCGTACCCAGAACAGTGCCGTATACACTGCCATAGCCAAGGTCCCTGAACCACAGCCAGTCCGTGTAGAACCCCTTGGCCATATTGAGCAGGATAAACAGGGCGAGGATGCTCACAACAGCAAGGAGCACCCGGCGTGCACCCTTGGTACTTGTACGAGATGGAGGCTTAGCATCCCCGTTCGGAGGAACTGTACGCTGCCACAGTCTTTCAAGCGAATCCATTTCGATAACCTCTCAGTCTCCTGGTCGGAGCGACTGCTTTCGTTTCACCGGACATACCCACCCATACTGACACGATAACACAGGCTAATTCTATGGTCAATATACCGGATTTGTACCGATTACTCTACGTCCGGCAGCATCATAGTATCAACATCGCGTCGCCGAAGCTGTAGAACCGGTACTTCCGGGCAGCGGCTTCCTGATAGGCCCGCAGCACGAAATCGTTCCCGGCAAATGCTGAAACCAGCATCAGCAGCGTCGATCTGGGCAGGTGGAAGTTGGTTATCATGGCATCCACCATCTGGAAACGGTAGCCGGGTAGAATGAAAAGGTCAACCCATCCTTCGAATGGCCTGACACTCTCCGGGCTACTTGCCCGGGCTGCCGCTTCCACGAGCCTGACAGTGGTAGTGCCAACGCAGACTACTCGCCGTTCCTCCTTTTTAGCCCGTGACAGTTCGCCAGCGACCTCACGGCTGAGGACCCCGTATTCCGTGTGTATCCGGTGCTCTTCGGGATTGTCTTCCTGTACCGGCCGGAAGGTGTCCAGTCCCACATGCAGGGTCACAAAGAGGCATTTGACATCCTTCCCCCTTATCCGGTCAAGGAGCTTCGGGGTGAAATGCAGACCGGCGGTCGGCGCGGCCACACTACCGTCCTCATTGGAATAAACCGTCTGGTAGCGTTCCGGCTGCTCAAGGGGCACCCGGATATACGGCGGCAGGGCAATCCGGCCCAGTCGGGTAAGCAATGA is from Dehalococcoidales bacterium and encodes:
- a CDS encoding UPF0182 family protein, with the translated sequence MLLAVVSILALFILLNMAKGFYTDWLWFRDLGYGSVYGTVLGTKVLIFFVSAIIFSLLFLGNLLLAMRLAPGSGVSAWPWLIINQLQRVSRWSIIIGAVLVGLIFGMVAQENWLTILRFFNGQPFGINDPVFNKEIAFYVFSLPFLHLLRGWLMAVLIVTLLGCTGIYALSYVVQKARFDFARPVLIHIGGLLLAILGLFAWGYRLAIWELVFSERGVVFGASYADMHAKLPAQWVLFAVVIILVGFIVVAVVQRRVRWALYGLGGWIAAAIIVGSIFPAMVQRFQVQPNELARETPYIEYNIEYTREAFALDRVEEKSFPAEDMPSLEELAENTETIENIRLWDHRPLKDTYNQIQAIRLYYDFNDVDVDRYIVDGKYRQVMLSARELSAEKLSSEAQTWVNRRIQFTHGYGLAMSPVNEVTPEGLPELWVKDIPPVGDFQIERPQIYYGEKTDDYVIVGTKTEEFDYPAGGENIYGRYEGETGISLQGFIRRAAYAWQLGDFNILISSELTPESRLLLHRDIQERVRRLAPFLWLDDDPYLVIEDGRLLWIQDAYTVTDRYPYSQPLSNGMNYIRNSAKVVIDAYNGTTTFYIADAEDALIQTYQAIFPELFVAFEEMPEYLRAHRRYPEDMFNIQGAVYQTYHMQDARVFYNKEDLWAVPKEYYADREQLMEPYYITMRLPDEVESEFLLMLPYTPVNKNNTIGWLAARCDGDNYGNLLAYHFPKERLVYGPSQIENRIQQDTVITEQLALWGRGGSRVIRGNLLLVPVGRSNLYVEPVFLQAETGGLPELKRVIVAAGDQIAMAPTLEESIALVFGATPPPSVGPEPEPETVPEEETPTVSEPEVTVPAMLSDLIEEFRLHYDRAMDYQKAGDWAG
- the queA gene encoding tRNA preQ1(34) S-adenosylmethionine ribosyltransferase-isomerase QueA — protein: MKTADFDYALPQELIAQTPIADRDQSRLMVMERSDGSLHHRRFFEVADFLRSGDVLVFNDSRVIPARLTGRRAGTGGKVEILLLRRLRPGVWETLVRPAKRIRTGDRIEIADGSTAVSGAGFCAEVVGVGDRGIRVISFEDESLLTRLGRIALPPYIRVPLEQPERYQTVYSNEDGSVAAPTAGLHFTPKLLDRIRGKDVKCLFVTLHVGLDTFRPVQEDNPEEHRIHTEYGVLSREVAGELSRAKKEERRVVCVGTTTVRLVEAAARASSPESVRPFEGWVDLFILPGYRFQMVDAMITNFHLPRSTLLMLVSAFAGNDFVLRAYQEAAARKYRFYSFGDAMLIL